The proteins below come from a single Plantactinospora sp. KBS50 genomic window:
- a CDS encoding polysaccharide biosynthesis protein, with the protein MQFSGRRVLITGGTGSFGRTMARRLLDGHVAEVRVLSRDEAKQDGMRRSLGDDRVRYHVGDVRDFDSVLRASREVDHVFHAAALKQVPSCEFFPLEAVRTNILGSANVVEAAQRNGVGSVVVLSTDKAVHPVNAMGMSKALMEKVAQAHARNNPQSRTVVSCVRYGNVMYSRGSVIPLFVEQIKAGRPLTVTDPGMTRFLMSLSESVELVEHAFQHARPGDVFIRKAAACTMGDLAEAVCRVFDAPAKIDLIGVRHGEKRDETLASREELVQADDFGEFFRVPLDARDLNYALYVTEGDPQVAVHRDFTSATAPRLAVPEIVALLRTLPEIRAELALREPVPA; encoded by the coding sequence ATGCAGTTTTCCGGGCGCCGGGTCCTGATCACCGGTGGTACCGGCTCGTTCGGCCGGACGATGGCCCGCCGGCTGCTCGACGGGCACGTCGCCGAGGTGCGGGTGCTCAGCCGGGACGAGGCCAAGCAGGACGGCATGCGCCGGTCCCTCGGCGACGACCGGGTGCGCTACCACGTCGGGGACGTCCGCGACTTCGACAGCGTGCTGCGGGCCAGCCGCGAGGTGGACCACGTCTTCCACGCCGCGGCCCTCAAACAGGTGCCCTCCTGCGAGTTCTTTCCGCTGGAGGCGGTCCGCACGAACATCCTGGGCAGCGCGAACGTGGTGGAGGCGGCGCAGCGCAACGGGGTGGGTTCGGTGGTGGTGCTCAGCACCGACAAGGCCGTGCACCCGGTCAACGCGATGGGCATGAGCAAGGCGCTGATGGAGAAGGTGGCCCAGGCGCACGCCCGGAACAACCCGCAGAGCCGGACCGTGGTGTCCTGCGTCCGGTACGGCAACGTCATGTACTCCCGGGGATCGGTGATCCCGCTCTTCGTCGAGCAGATCAAGGCCGGCCGGCCGCTGACCGTCACCGATCCCGGGATGACCCGGTTCCTGATGTCGCTGTCGGAGTCGGTGGAGCTGGTCGAGCACGCCTTCCAGCACGCCCGGCCCGGCGACGTCTTCATCCGCAAGGCCGCCGCCTGCACGATGGGCGACCTGGCCGAGGCGGTGTGCCGGGTCTTCGACGCCCCCGCCAAGATCGACCTGATCGGCGTACGGCACGGCGAGAAGCGGGACGAGACGCTGGCCAGCCGGGAGGAACTGGTCCAGGCGGACGACTTCGGCGAGTTCTTCCGGGTCCCGCTGGACGCCCGTGACCTCAACTACGCGCTCTACGTGACCGAGGGCGACCCGCAGGTCGCCGTGCACCGGGACTTCACCTCCGCCACCGCGCCGCGGCTGGCCGTACCGGAGATCGTGGCGCTGTTGCGGACGCTGCCGGAGATCCGCGCGGAGCTGGCGCTGCGGGAACCGGTGCCGGCGTGA
- a CDS encoding NAD-dependent epimerase/dehydratase family protein: MTRLAITGAGGFLGWHVRVLARALGWPEPAVVTRADLADPDRFAAVVDGADRLLHLAGVNRGEPAEVAAGNVQLAAAVCRGLDRCARPPRRLVFANSVQSGNGTPYGDSKAAAAAALGNGRDLDDVRLPNLYGEHGRPFYNSVVATFCRLLAEGGRPEVHVDRELDLVHVTDAAARLVGAPAGGCWDAAMPALRTGVRELVHRLTRMAGDYRGGDVPALADRHAVRLFNTYRSHCFPANYPDPLVRRADDRGELVETVRSHGSPGQTFCSTSRPGVVRGEHFHLAKVERFVVLRGTAEIALRRVAGEPDVIRFSVSGDEPVLVDMPTMWAHRLVNTGSEELLTMFWTNELFDPAAPDTYPEPVGADLPERAAVPA; this comes from the coding sequence GTGACCCGGCTGGCGATCACCGGTGCCGGCGGGTTCCTCGGCTGGCACGTGCGGGTCCTCGCCCGCGCGCTCGGCTGGCCCGAGCCGGCCGTGGTCACCCGGGCCGACCTGGCCGACCCGGACCGCTTCGCCGCCGTGGTGGACGGCGCCGACCGGCTGCTGCACCTGGCCGGGGTCAACCGCGGCGAACCGGCCGAGGTGGCGGCCGGCAACGTGCAGCTCGCGGCCGCGGTGTGCCGCGGCCTGGACCGCTGCGCCCGCCCGCCGCGCCGGCTGGTGTTCGCCAACTCGGTCCAGTCCGGCAACGGCACCCCGTACGGCGACTCGAAGGCCGCCGCCGCGGCGGCCCTGGGCAACGGGCGCGACCTGGACGACGTGCGGCTGCCCAACCTGTACGGCGAGCACGGGCGGCCGTTCTACAACTCGGTGGTGGCCACCTTCTGCCGGCTGCTGGCCGAGGGCGGCCGGCCCGAGGTGCACGTCGACCGCGAGCTGGACCTGGTACACGTGACGGACGCCGCGGCCCGGCTCGTCGGCGCGCCGGCCGGCGGCTGCTGGGACGCCGCCATGCCGGCGCTGCGGACCGGGGTACGCGAGCTGGTGCACCGGCTCACCCGGATGGCCGGGGACTACCGCGGCGGCGACGTCCCGGCGCTGGCCGACCGGCACGCGGTCCGGCTGTTCAACACCTACCGGTCGCACTGCTTCCCGGCGAACTACCCGGATCCGCTGGTCCGCCGGGCCGACGACCGGGGCGAGCTGGTCGAGACGGTACGCAGCCACGGCAGCCCCGGACAGACCTTCTGCTCCACCAGCCGGCCCGGTGTGGTCCGGGGCGAGCACTTCCACCTGGCCAAGGTGGAGCGGTTCGTGGTGCTGCGCGGCACCGCGGAGATCGCGCTGCGCCGGGTGGCCGGGGAACCGGACGTGATCCGGTTTTCGGTGTCCGGGGACGAGCCGGTGCTGGTGGACATGCCGACCATGTGGGCGCACCGGCTGGTCAACACCGGCTCCGAGGAACTGCTCACGATGTTCTGGACGAACGAGCTGTTCGACCCGGCGGCGCCGGACACCTATCCCGAGCCGGTCGGGGCGGACCTGCCGGAGCGTGCGGCGGTGCCGGCGTGA
- the wecB gene encoding non-hydrolyzing UDP-N-acetylglucosamine 2-epimerase, giving the protein MTRVMTVVGTRPEIIRLSRVIARLDATVEHTLVHTGQNWDPTLSDIFFTELRLRPPDRYLGVDVTSLGRVLGGVLVGVEQAITEVRPDALLVLGDTNSCIAALIARRMRVPVYHMEAGNRCFDLNVPEETNRRLVDHVADFNLVYTEHARRNLLAEGLHPRRILHTGSPMREVLEHYRPDVDRSRVLDQLELEPGGYFLVSAHREENVDDAGRLARLLDCLRAVRRSWELPVLVSTHPRTRKRLEALAPDPTGLEGISFHEPFGLLDYVRLQAQSRCTLSDSGTISEEAAIIGFPAVTLRESIERPEALDAGSVIMTGLDADGVVEAVAVAIRQAAVEPMPCPADYQVADTSRRVLDFILSTVRRHHDWAGIRR; this is encoded by the coding sequence GTGACCCGGGTGATGACGGTGGTGGGCACCCGGCCCGAGATCATCCGGCTGTCCCGGGTGATCGCCCGGCTGGACGCCACCGTCGAGCACACCCTCGTGCACACCGGGCAGAACTGGGATCCCACGCTGTCCGACATCTTCTTCACCGAGCTGCGGCTGCGCCCGCCGGACCGGTACCTGGGGGTGGACGTCACCTCGCTGGGCCGGGTGCTCGGCGGGGTGCTCGTCGGGGTCGAGCAGGCGATCACCGAGGTACGCCCCGACGCGCTGCTGGTGCTGGGCGACACGAACAGCTGCATCGCCGCGCTGATCGCCCGGCGGATGCGGGTGCCCGTGTACCACATGGAGGCCGGCAACCGCTGCTTCGACCTGAACGTGCCGGAGGAGACCAACCGGCGGCTGGTCGACCACGTCGCGGACTTCAACCTGGTCTACACCGAGCACGCCCGGCGCAACCTGCTGGCCGAGGGGCTGCACCCGCGGCGGATCCTGCACACCGGTTCGCCGATGCGCGAGGTGCTGGAGCACTACCGGCCGGACGTGGACCGGTCCCGCGTGCTGGACCAGTTGGAGCTGGAACCGGGCGGCTACTTCCTGGTCAGCGCCCACCGGGAGGAGAACGTGGACGACGCCGGCCGGCTCGCCCGGCTGCTGGACTGCCTGCGGGCGGTCCGGCGGAGCTGGGAGCTGCCGGTGCTGGTCTCCACCCACCCCCGTACCCGCAAGCGGCTGGAGGCGCTGGCGCCGGATCCCACCGGGCTGGAGGGCATCTCGTTCCACGAGCCGTTCGGGCTGCTCGACTACGTCCGGTTGCAGGCGCAGTCCCGGTGCACGCTCTCGGACAGCGGCACCATCAGCGAGGAGGCCGCGATCATCGGCTTCCCCGCGGTGACGCTGCGCGAGTCGATCGAGCGGCCGGAGGCGTTGGACGCCGGCAGCGTCATCATGACCGGCCTGGACGCCGACGGGGTGGTGGAGGCGGTCGCGGTGGCCATCCGGCAGGCCGCGGTGGAGCCGATGCCCTGTCCGGCCGACTACCAGGTGGCCGACACGTCCCGGCGGGTCCTCGACTTCATCCTCTCGACGGTCCGCCGGCACCACGACTGGGCCGGCATCCGCCGCTGA